The Arachis hypogaea cultivar Tifrunner chromosome 19, arahy.Tifrunner.gnm2.J5K5, whole genome shotgun sequence genome has a window encoding:
- the LOC112776186 gene encoding methylthioribose kinase yields the protein MAFSEFRPLDDNSLIEYIKSVPALSSKIGNDFDTLSVKEVGDGNLNFVFIVLNSTGSFVIKQALPYIRCIGESWPMTKERAYFEYLGLKEEGRLSPEHVPEVYHFDRTMSLIGMRYLEPPHIILRKGLIAGIEYPLLAEHMADFMAKTLFFTSLLFRTTSEHKRDVAEYCGNVELCRLTEQVVFSDPYKVSQYNRWTSPYLDRDAEAVREDNLLKLEVAELKSKFCERAQALIHGDLHTGSVMVTRESTQVIDPEFAFYGPMGFDIGAFLGNLILAYFSQDGHADQANDRKAYKEWILKTIEDTWNLFHHKFTALWDEHRNGAGEAYLPAIYNNPEVQLLVQKKYMTDLFHDSLGFGAAKMIRRIVGVAHVEDFESIADAAKRATCEKRALDLAKAILKERRKFEGIAEIVSAIRQYES from the exons ATGGCCTTCTCAGAGTTCCGACCACTCGACGACAACTCCCTCATCGAATACATAAAATCAGTGCCGGCCCTCTCCTCTAAGATCGGCAACGACTTCGACACCTTGTCCGTCAAAGAAGTTGGAGATGGCAACCTTAACTTCGTCTTCATCGTTCTCAATTCCACAGGTTCTTTTGTCATCAAGCag gctTTGCCTTATATTCGCTGCATTGGGGAGTCATGGCCGATGACGAAGGAGAGAGCATATTTTGAATACCTGGGGCTGAAAGAAGAGGGTCGCTTGAGCCCTGAGCATGTTCCTGAAGTTTACCACTTTGACCGTACAATGTCATTGATCGGCATGCGTTACTTGGAACCGCCACATATAATATTAAGAAAAGGGTTGATAGCTGGAATTGAGTACCCTTTGCTTGCAGAGCACATGGCTGATTTCATGGCCAAGACACTCTTTTTCACTTCTCTCCTTTTCCGTACAACTTCCGAGCACAAAAGGGACG TTGCCGAATATTGTGGTAATGTGGAGTTATGCAGACTCACCGAGCAGGTCGTGTTCTCTGACCCTTATAAAGTTTCTCAATATAATCGTTGGACTTCCCCTTATCTTGATCGTGATGCTGAGGCTGTTCGGGAAGACAATCTTCTGAAGCTTGAAGTTGCTGAGCTGAAATCCAA GTTCTGTGAGAGGGCCCAGGCTCTAATACATGGAGATCTGCACACTGGTTCTGTTATGGTTACCCGTGAATCAACACAAGTTATTGATCCAGAATTTGCATTTTATGGACCAATGGGTTTTGATATTGGAGCATTCCTGGGAAATTTGATTCTGGCTTACTTTTCTCAAGATGGGCATGCAGATCAAGCAAATGATCGAAAA GCGTACAAGGAGTGGATTCTTAAGACAATCGAAGATACCTGGAATCTTTTCCATCACAAATTCACTGCTCTTTGGGATGAGCACAGAAATGGTGCGGGTGAGGCATATCTTCCAGCTATATATAACAATCCTGAGGTTCAGCTGCTTGTACAGAAGAAATACATGACAGATTTGTTTCATGATAGTCTTGGGTTTGGTGCTGCCAAAATGATAAG GAGAATAGTTGGTGTAGCTCATGTTGAGGATTTTGAATCCATTGCCGATGCTGCTAAACGTGCAACATGTGAAAAGCGAGCACTTGATTTAGCTAAGGCGATTCTCAAAGAAAGGAGAAAATTTGAAGGCATTGCTGAAATTGTATCAGCAATTCGGCAATATGAATCCTGA